A stretch of DNA from Microbacterium sp. LWS13-1.2:
TCGGCCGTGTGCCGCGGTCGCGCGCTCCAGGTTCACGGCTCGGCCGGCAGCGACGCCGTCGAGCGTCGACATGTCGAGTGTCTGTTTCATGACGTCGGCGGTGAACCAGCCGTCGCCCTGGCCGACGACCGTCAGGCAGACTCCGCTGACCGAGATCGAGTCGCCGTGCCCGGCATCCGACACGGCCTTCGGCCCGCGCACGGTCAAGCGCACGCCGTCGCCCGAGGGCTCCACGGCGGTGACCTCGCCGATCTCCTCCACGATTCCGGTGAACATCACTCGTCTCCTTCCGACGACGGTTGATCCACGCGCGCGGATGCTCGCAGCGCGTCAGCGGCGGCGGGCGGCGTGGGGCGGGCGACGTACAGCAGGTCGTCGCCGAGTGGGGTGACGGATGCCACGACCAGGCGCTTCGCCTCGCCGATGGTCGTGACGCCGATGTCATGCAGCGCTAGGCGGTCGCCGCCCAGGAGCACCGGTGCGACGTACACGAGCAGCTCGTCGGCGAGCCGCTCGCGCAGGAACGAAGCGGCGACGGCGGGACCGCCCTCGACGAAGACGCGCTGGACACCGCGCGTGCGCAGGTCCTCGAGCGCTGCGGCGAGGCCTCCCGACGCTGGATCGCCCGGGTACTGCAGGAACGGGTGGGGATGCCGGCGCAGGGCGGCATCCGCGGGCACCGGTCGCGCGCCGACGACGACGGGAACCGGCTGGTGGGACAGGAGCGTCCCGTCCTCGGCTCGCGCGGTGAGCGCCGGGTCGTCGGCCAGCACGGTGCCCGTGCCGGCGACGATCGCGTCGGCCTCCGCGCGCCGGCGGTGGACGTCGGCGCGCGCCGCCGGTCCGGTGATCCACTGGCTGGTGCCGTCGGATGCCGCCGCGCGGCCGTCGAGGCTCTGCGCCCACTTGACGGTGACGTGCGGACGGCCAAGGCGCTGGACCGTGAGCCACGACTCGAGGAGCGTCGTCGCCTCATCGGCGAGAAGGCCCGCCTCGACGTCGACCCCGGCGGCGCGCAGCCGCGTGCCCCCACCAGAGGAGTGGTCGCCCGGATCTGCGATGGCGTACACGACACGCGTCACGCCCGCCGCGATGAGGGCCTCGGAACAGGGGCCGGTGCGGCCGGTGTGGTTGCAGGGCTCGAGCGTGACGATGGCCGTCGCTCCGCGCGCCTCACCCGGCGCGAGCTTCGAGAGGGCGTCGACCTCGGCGTGCGGCGTGCCCGCGCCGCGATGCCAGCCTTCGGCGATGATCGAGCCGTCGCGGCCGAGCAGCACAGCGCCCACCTGCGGGTTTACACCGCGCGGACCGCACTGTGCGATCGCCAGTGCCCGACGCATCGCGTCGTGTTCCGCCGTGCTCGCCATCCCGCCCCCTCGTCTCGTCGGCTCGACGCTCCGGGGCAGGGGAAGCGGCGACGCCATGGCGTCGCTGGTGTGCTGCCTCCCATCCGGACTAGCGACCGCGCTCCCGAAGGAACCCTGTCGCATCACCGTCGGTTCCGGAATTCCACCGGACCGGCCGCGGCGTCATCCGTCACGGATGCTGAAGCCTTGGCTCGCGGACTGTCACCGCCGGCTCGGATTCTCACCGACCCCGGAGCACGTTGATGCTCTCGAGTGTAGTCAACGCGGCATCCGGCCATTCATTCCATGTCTTCGCATGAACCCGCGCCCCGTGCGCACCGGGCGTCGCTCGGCCCGATGTCGTGGCGCCGACGTAGCCTGGGAGGGGGATGGTGAGGCGATGAACACGGCGGGATCGATGCGGGCATTCGAGGAACTGGCGGCGCGGCCTTATGCGGACGTGCTGATCATCGGCGGCGGGATCAACGGGCTCGCGACGTTCCGTGACCTCGCCATGCAGGGCGTCGACGTCGCGCTCGTGGAGCGAGACGATTTCGTCAGCGGCGCGTCGGCGGCATCGTCGCACATGATCCACGGCGGCATCCGCTACCTCGAGAACGGCGAATTCCGGCTCGTTCACGAGGCGGTGACCGAGCGCAACGCGCTGATGCGCATCGCCCCGCACTACGTACGGCCGCTGCAGACGACGATCCCGATCTTCTCCACCTTCTCGGGCGTGCTGTCGGCGCCGTTGCGCTTCCTGCGGCACGGCGGGGGCAAGCCGCGCGAGCGCGGCGCGGCGCTCATCAAGATCGGGCTCGTGATCTACGACTCGTTCTCGCGAGGCGGGGGAGTGTTCGGCGGCGGGACCGTGCCGCGTCACACCTTCCACGGACGCAAACGGTCGCTCGCCCAGCTGCCGCTGCTCAACCCCGCCGTCAGATACACGGCGACCTATTGGGACGCTTCGCTGCACGACCCCGAGAGGCTCGCCCTCGACGTGCTGCGCGACGGCCGGACGGCGGGCCGCGACCGGGCGCGCGCCGCGAACTACACCGCGGCGGCGGGCATCGACGCGGGCCGGGTGGTGCTGCGCGACGCGGCCACCGGCGCAGAGACGCCCTTCGCGGCATCCGTCGTGGTGAACGCGAGCGGTCCCTGGACCGATGAGACCAACCTCGCGCTGGGGGATCCGACCCGCTACATGGGCGGCACGAAGGGATCCCACATCGTGCTCGACCACCCGCAGCTGCTCGGGGCGACGGGCGGCAGGGAGCTGTTCTTCGAGAACGAGGACGGCCGGATCGTACTCATCTATCCGCTCAAGGGCCGGGTTCTCGTCGGCACGACCGACCTCGAGCACGACATGGGCGAGCCGATCGTGTGCACCGAGGCCGAGGTCGACTACTTCGTCGAGCTGATCGGCCAGGTCCTGCCCTCGATCCCGGTGGAGCGCTCGCAGATTGTCTACCGGTTCGCGGGCGTGCGTCCGCTGCCCGGCCATGGCGAAGTCTCGCCGGGGTTCGTCTCGCGCGATTACCGCGTCGAATCGGCGCCGCTCGTCGGCGGCGACACCACGGTGCTCAGCCTCGTCGGCGGCAAATGGACGACCTTCCGCGCGTCGGCCGAGCACGTCGCCGACCTCGTCCTGGAGGCGCTCGCCATGCCACGCCGTCGGTCGACGCGAGGTGTGCCGATCGGCGGCGGCCGGGGCTTCCCGACGACCGAGCGCGCGCGCCAGCAGTGGATCACCGCGCACGCCGTCGATGTGCCGGCCGCGCGCGTCGCGACGCTGCTCGACCGCTACGGCACGGTGGCCGAGGCCGTGGTCGACGCGATCGCCGCCGATCCCGAGGACGCCGCACTGGAGCACCTGCCCGGCTACAGCTCGGGGGAGCTGCGGCACCTCGCCGCGACAGAGGATGTGGCGCACCTGGACGACGTGCTGCTGCGGCGCACCAGCATCGCCTTCATCGGCGCCGCGACAGACGAGGCGGTGGCGGAGGTCGCCGCGGCGGTCGCCCCCGTGCTCGACTGGGATACCGCACGCTCGGCGGTGGAGGTCGCACGCGCGCTCGAGCGCGTCCATGCCGCCGATCCCACGTGGGCGCCGGCGTCGGCGCGATAGCCTGACCGCACCCGGGCGCAGCCCGCGGCACCGACGGCGATGCCGCCCACCGACGAAGGAGACGATGTTGCCCGACCACGTGCTGTCTATCGATCAGGGCACGACTTCGACGCGTGCGATCGTGTTCGACCCCGAGGGCACGGTCGTTGCCGTGTCGCAGCGCGAGCACGAGCAGATCTTCCCCCGCGCGGGATGGGTCGAGCACGACCCGGTGGAGATCTGGACCAGCGCCGAATGGGTGATCGCGTCGTGCCTGACGCGCGCCAGGATCAGCGCCGAAGAGGTGGTCGCCATCGGCGTGACGAACCAGCGCGAGACGGCCATCGTGTGGGAGAAGCGCACCGGCCGACCTGTCCACAACGCGCTCGTCTGGCAGGACACACGCACCCAGCCGCGCATCGACGAGATGACCAGCGACGGCGGCGCCGACCGGTTCGCCGACACCACCGGCCTGCCGCTGGCCACGTACTTCTCGGCGTCGAAGGTCGAATGGATCCTGGATCACGTCCCCGGCGCCCGCGCCGCGGCCGAGGCGGGGGAGCTGCTGTTCGGCACTCCCGACACCTGGGTGGTGTGGAACCTCACCGGCGGCGCGCGGGGCGGCATCCACGTGACCGATGTGACCAACGCGTCGCGGACGCTCCTGATGGACCTGCGCACTCTCGACTGGTCCGACGACCTCCTGGCCGCCTGGCGCATCCCGCGGGCCATGATGCCCGCCATCCGCTCGTCGTCCGAGGTCGTCGGGCACTCGCAGCTGCCGTCCGTCCTCGACGGCGTCCCGATCGCCGGCATCCTCGGCGACCAGCAGGCGGCGACGTTCGGGCAGGCAGCCTTCGATGCGGGCGAGTCGAAGAACACGTACGGCACCGGCAACTTCCTCCTCGTGAACACCGGCACCGAGATCGTGCGCTCAGGCAGCGGCCTCATCACGACGGTCGGCTACCGCATCGGCGACGAGCCGGCACGGTACGCGCTCGAGGGGTCGATCGCGGTCACCGGCTCGCTCGTGCAGTGGCTGCGCGACAATCTCGGCATCATCCACCGCTCGGAGGACGTCGAGACGCTGGCCGCCAGCGTCGACGACAACGGCGGCGCCTACTTCGTGCCCGCTTTCTCCGGGCTGTTCGCTCCCTACTGGCGGCCGGATGCGCGGGGTGCGCTCGTCGGACTCACCCGCTACGTGAACAAGGCGCACATCGCCCGCGCCGCGCTCGAGTCGACCGCCTTCCAGACCCGCGACGTCATCGAGGCCGTGGTCGAGGACACCGGACGCACGCTCGACGAGCTGCGCGTGGACGGCGGCATGACGCGCGACGACCTGCTCATGCAGTTCCAGGCCGACATCCTCGGCATCCCGGTCGTGCGTCCGAAGGTCGTCGAGACGACGGCACTCGGCGCCGCCTACGCGGCCGGGCTCGCGACCGGTGTCTGGGGCGGGCTGGATGAACTGCGCACGCACTGGCGCGAAGACGTCCGCTTCGAGCCGCGGATGCCGGAGGACGAGCGCGAGCGGCGCTACCGCCAGTGGCGCAAGGCCGTGTCGAAGTCGCTCGACTGGGTCGACGACGACGCCCGCCTGCTCATGGGCACGACGAGCGACTGACGCATTTCGAGCGTGAGCCAACGTCCCGCCGGTGCGGACACCGGTCGTCGAGCGAGCGAGGAACGCGGTCGTTGAGCGAGCTTGCGAGTCGAAACGCAGAGACGAGACGCCCCGAGCGCTCCGATCTACTTCAGCAGCCGCGACAGGCGCCGGTCGGCGAGGATCTTGCCGCCGGTCTGACAGGTCGGGCAGTACTCGAGGGAGTTGTCGGCGAAGAAGACGCTGCGCACCTCGTCGCCGCACACCGGGCACGTCTCACAGCGGCGTCCGTGCACCTGCATGCCCCGTCGTTTGGCGTCCTTCAGTTCGGCCGGCGGCTTGCCGGATGCCTCGGCGACGGCATCCGTCAGCGTCTCGGTCATCGCGTCGAAGAGCCGGGTGACCTCGTCGTCGGTGAGCGAGGTCGCGAGGGCGTAGGGCGACATCTTCGCCGCGTGCAGGATCTCGTCGGAGTAGGCGTTGCCCACCCCGGCGATCGTCGCCTGGTCGCGCAGCACGCCCTTGATCTGGGTGCGACGGCCCGCCAGCAGCCCCGCCAGCGTGTCGCGCGTGAACGCCGGGTCGAGCGGGTCGGGGCCGAGTCGTGCGATGCCGGGGACGTCGGCGGGGTCGCGCACGACGTACACGGCGAGCGACTTCTTGGTGCCCGCCTCGGTGAGGTCGAACCCGGCGCCGTCCGACAGGGCGACGCGCAGCGCGATCGGCGTCTTGCCCGGCCGGATGACCGTCTTCGGCAACTCGTCGTACCAGCGCAGCCATCCCGCCTTGGCCAGATGGAACACGAGGTGAGGGCCGGTCGTCGACAGGTCGACGAACTTGCCGTGGCGCGAGGCGCCGGTGATCTCGGCATCCGCCAGCGCCTCGATCGGCGGGTCGTACGTCTTCAGCGCCGCGATGTTGGCGATGGTCGCGCGTGCGATGCGCACGCCGGTGAGCCGCTCGCGGAGGAAGTCGACGAGTCCCTGCACCTCGGGCATCTCGGGCATGCGCTCATCCTGCCACGCAGCGGCGACACGAGGGCCGCACCGTCACCCACCGGTCCAGCCGTCTGCAGTGTGGGCTGGTGGGCGAGCACCTCCCCGCCGAAGCTGCCGGCAACGCGTTCCGTACTCAGGAACGAACCGGGCGCCGGGCGCCGGCGCCCGCGGATTTCCGCGATCAGTCTGCGGCCGCGGCATCCGTGATCCTGAGTACGGAACGGACTGCTTCCTCCCCAGGCAGGGGCCTCGGCGGGGAGGGAAGGAGTTGTGCACGGATCCGGAGCCGACGGCTGAGAAGCCGTGCGCGCACGCAGCAGTGTGACTGGTCATGTGGGAGATGCACCGGACGCGTGCGGACCTGTTCGCCGACGGAATGACTCGCCGCGGGATCACCGCTGCGGTGAGAGCGGGAGACCTCATCCGCGCCCGACGTGACCGTTACCTGGCGCCCGATGCGCCGGATGCCATTGTCCGCGCGGTGCGAGTGGGCGGGCGGCTCACCTGCGTGTCGCTTCTGCAGTTGCTCGGAGTCTTCGTATTGGCGAACTCGAGCCTGCACGTGCACCTCACCGCGCAGTCGAGCCGCCTGCGGTCTCCACATGATCGAAGGAAGCGACTGAGCCGCCGGCGCAGGCATGGCACATGTCTGCACTGGACAAGCCTGCCGGAGCAGCCTGGGGCGGCGACGTGCGTCGGCATCGTCGCCGCCCTCGCGCATGCCGCGCGATGCCAGGCGCCTGGTGCGGCGGTGGCATCCATCGACAGCGCGCTGAACAAGGGATTGATGGCCGTAGATCAGGTCAGCGACATCTTCGACCTGCTTCCGTCGCGGTACGGCGTGCTGCGTGGATTGATCGATGGGCGTGCGCAATCCGGCCCGGAGACGCTCGTGCGCCTAATGGTTCGCAAGCTCGGAAGTACCGCAGAGCCTCAGGTCGAGTTCGACGGTGTGGGCTTCGTCGACATGGTGGTCGACGGATGGCTCGTCATCGAATGCGACAGCAAGGCTCATCACAGCGATTGGGAGCAGCAGCTTACGGACTACCGTCGCGACCTGAAGCTTGCGCAGCACGGCCTTGTCGTGCTCCGGCTGGCCGCAGAGAACATCATGTACGACCCGGATTCGGTGTTCCTCGCCGTACGCGGAGTCCTTGCCGCACATTCCCGCCGCTGAAGGCGGTCGACCCGTCGGGCCCGCCGCTCGTTCCGAATTCAGGATCGCTTGATGTGCCGCCCGGGACCGCAGCGTGATTCCGCGGACTCTCCGCCCACCTGCTCCGCCGTTCCTGAGTTCGGAACTACGCCGAGCGTTGCTGTCCGGCAACATCGGTTCCGTACTCAGGAACGGCTCGGCGGCCGCACAAGCACTGCCGCAGAGATCCGCCCCACCGTGCGCCCGAGTGGGTTGGTGTTCCTGAGTTCGGAACGGGCGACGAGGAGCAACCGCAGCCGCGACACAAGAGGGAGCCACGACCCGCCGGAGAGGCGACGCAGAGCGCCGGATGGATGCCGCGGCAGCGGCGGCGGGTTCCGTCCACCGAATCGGAGGCGGCGGGATCCGTCCGCCGAATCAGCGGGTGCGGCGGAGGAGGCCGACCTTGTCGTACACGTCGGCGAGCGTGCGGTTCGCGACGGACTCGGCCTTCGCGGCGTTCGCGGCGAGCACGCGGTCGAGCTCGGCGGGATCGTCGAGCAGCTCCAGGGCGCGCTGGCGCACCGGCCCGAACTCGTTCACCACGACCTCGGCCAGACCCTTCTTGAAGTCGCCGTAGCCGCGGCCGGCGTACTCGTCCTCGATCGCCGGGATCTGTCGGCCCGTCAGGGCGGCGTAGATGACCAGCAGGTTCGAGACGCCGGGCTTGGCCTCGCGGTCGTAGCGCACCGACCCCTCGGAGTCGGTGACGGCGCGCATGATCTTCTTCGCCGACACGGCCGGGTCGTCGAGCATCCACAGGACGCCGGCATCCGACTCCGCCGACTTCGACATCTTCGCCGTCGGATTCTGCAGGTCGTAGATGCGTGCGGTCTCCTGCTGGATGACCGGCATCGGCACCGTGAACGTCTCGCCGAAGCGGCTGTTGAAGCGTTCGGCCAGGTCACGGGTGAGCTCGACGTGCTGCTTCTGATCGTCGCCGACCGGCACGATGTCGGTCTGGTACAGCAGGATGTCGGCCGCCATCAGCACCGGGTACGTGAAGAGGCCGACCGAGGCGACTTCCGCGCCGTAGCGCTGCGACTTGTCCTTGAACTGCGTCATGCGCCCGGCCTCGCCGAAGCCGGTGACCGTCGACAGGATCCACGCCAGCTCGGTGTGCGCCGGCACGTGCGACTGCACATACAGCGCCGACTTCGACGGCTCGATCCCGGCGGCGATGTACTGCGCGGCGGTGCGGCGGGTCTTCTCG
This window harbors:
- the trpS gene encoding tryptophan--tRNA ligase, which gives rise to MSKPRLYSGMQPSADSLQIGNYIGALMQWRDLQESYDAFFSVVDLHAITVAQDPEHLREKTRRTAAQYIAAGIEPSKSALYVQSHVPAHTELAWILSTVTGFGEAGRMTQFKDKSQRYGAEVASVGLFTYPVLMAADILLYQTDIVPVGDDQKQHVELTRDLAERFNSRFGETFTVPMPVIQQETARIYDLQNPTAKMSKSAESDAGVLWMLDDPAVSAKKIMRAVTDSEGSVRYDREAKPGVSNLLVIYAALTGRQIPAIEDEYAGRGYGDFKKGLAEVVVNEFGPVRQRALELLDDPAELDRVLAANAAKAESVANRTLADVYDKVGLLRRTR
- the glpK gene encoding glycerol kinase GlpK, with protein sequence MLPDHVLSIDQGTTSTRAIVFDPEGTVVAVSQREHEQIFPRAGWVEHDPVEIWTSAEWVIASCLTRARISAEEVVAIGVTNQRETAIVWEKRTGRPVHNALVWQDTRTQPRIDEMTSDGGADRFADTTGLPLATYFSASKVEWILDHVPGARAAAEAGELLFGTPDTWVVWNLTGGARGGIHVTDVTNASRTLLMDLRTLDWSDDLLAAWRIPRAMMPAIRSSSEVVGHSQLPSVLDGVPIAGILGDQQAATFGQAAFDAGESKNTYGTGNFLLVNTGTEIVRSGSGLITTVGYRIGDEPARYALEGSIAVTGSLVQWLRDNLGIIHRSEDVETLAASVDDNGGAYFVPAFSGLFAPYWRPDARGALVGLTRYVNKAHIARAALESTAFQTRDVIEAVVEDTGRTLDELRVDGGMTRDDLLMQFQADILGIPVVRPKVVETTALGAAYAAGLATGVWGGLDELRTHWREDVRFEPRMPEDERERRYRQWRKAVSKSLDWVDDDARLLMGTTSD
- a CDS encoding glycerol-3-phosphate dehydrogenase/oxidase, with product MNTAGSMRAFEELAARPYADVLIIGGGINGLATFRDLAMQGVDVALVERDDFVSGASAASSHMIHGGIRYLENGEFRLVHEAVTERNALMRIAPHYVRPLQTTIPIFSTFSGVLSAPLRFLRHGGGKPRERGAALIKIGLVIYDSFSRGGGVFGGGTVPRHTFHGRKRSLAQLPLLNPAVRYTATYWDASLHDPERLALDVLRDGRTAGRDRARAANYTAAAGIDAGRVVLRDAATGAETPFAASVVVNASGPWTDETNLALGDPTRYMGGTKGSHIVLDHPQLLGATGGRELFFENEDGRIVLIYPLKGRVLVGTTDLEHDMGEPIVCTEAEVDYFVELIGQVLPSIPVERSQIVYRFAGVRPLPGHGEVSPGFVSRDYRVESAPLVGGDTTVLSLVGGKWTTFRASAEHVADLVLEALAMPRRRSTRGVPIGGGRGFPTTERARQQWITAHAVDVPAARVATLLDRYGTVAEAVVDAIAADPEDAALEHLPGYSSGELRHLAATEDVAHLDDVLLRRTSIAFIGAATDEAVAEVAAAVAPVLDWDTARSAVEVARALERVHAADPTWAPASAR
- a CDS encoding DUF559 domain-containing protein, producing MWEMHRTRADLFADGMTRRGITAAVRAGDLIRARRDRYLAPDAPDAIVRAVRVGGRLTCVSLLQLLGVFVLANSSLHVHLTAQSSRLRSPHDRRKRLSRRRRHGTCLHWTSLPEQPGAATCVGIVAALAHAARCQAPGAAVASIDSALNKGLMAVDQVSDIFDLLPSRYGVLRGLIDGRAQSGPETLVRLMVRKLGSTAEPQVEFDGVGFVDMVVDGWLVIECDSKAHHSDWEQQLTDYRRDLKLAQHGLVVLRLAAENIMYDPDSVFLAVRGVLAAHSRR
- a CDS encoding DNA-formamidopyrimidine glycosylase family protein is translated as MPEMPEVQGLVDFLRERLTGVRIARATIANIAALKTYDPPIEALADAEITGASRHGKFVDLSTTGPHLVFHLAKAGWLRWYDELPKTVIRPGKTPIALRVALSDGAGFDLTEAGTKKSLAVYVVRDPADVPGIARLGPDPLDPAFTRDTLAGLLAGRRTQIKGVLRDQATIAGVGNAYSDEILHAAKMSPYALATSLTDDEVTRLFDAMTETLTDAVAEASGKPPAELKDAKRRGMQVHGRRCETCPVCGDEVRSVFFADNSLEYCPTCQTGGKILADRRLSRLLK
- the ribD gene encoding bifunctional diaminohydroxyphosphoribosylaminopyrimidine deaminase/5-amino-6-(5-phosphoribosylamino)uracil reductase RibD, with amino-acid sequence MASTAEHDAMRRALAIAQCGPRGVNPQVGAVLLGRDGSIIAEGWHRGAGTPHAEVDALSKLAPGEARGATAIVTLEPCNHTGRTGPCSEALIAAGVTRVVYAIADPGDHSSGGGTRLRAAGVDVEAGLLADEATTLLESWLTVQRLGRPHVTVKWAQSLDGRAAASDGTSQWITGPAARADVHRRRAEADAIVAGTGTVLADDPALTARAEDGTLLSHQPVPVVVGARPVPADAALRRHPHPFLQYPGDPASGGLAAALEDLRTRGVQRVFVEGGPAVAASFLRERLADELLVYVAPVLLGGDRLALHDIGVTTIGEAKRLVVASVTPLGDDLLYVARPTPPAAADALRASARVDQPSSEGDE